Proteins co-encoded in one Campylobacter ornithocola genomic window:
- a CDS encoding HD domain-containing protein: MISVELIEHIFKAASISRWNDYPRMTNLVELDKQAHKFIIAYFIAKMEKEVNMRFIIEAGIFEFLSRVVVTDIRPDVYHEITRAKNEQVSAWVLSKIAPMIQDIENGEFLKRYELFLQGKDYAKERLILKAASYFATRWEFNIVYQTSSFLNDIDEIKAKVEEELEDYYELIGARKIALNQKISKIIDLSGRLRFQKRWAQTPRIPETAVLGHMLVVAILSYFYSLEVKACDGRIESNFYCALFHDLPESLTRDIISPVKYGIDGLNEIINEYEMKLINEKILPFIPLSFREEFSYILGIREGQNEESTFVKNEFENRIFNNKPSVYSGSLDAVNENRFRAIDGKALKYCDKLAAFIEAALSISYGVKSKELENGFLGMYEYFKTNPTINGVNFFKICEDIKEYFKL, translated from the coding sequence ATGATTAGTGTAGAATTAATAGAGCATATTTTTAAAGCCGCTTCTATATCAAGATGGAATGATTATCCTAGAATGACAAATTTAGTCGAGCTTGATAAGCAAGCACATAAATTCATCATCGCTTATTTTATTGCCAAAATGGAAAAAGAAGTTAATATGCGTTTTATCATAGAAGCAGGAATTTTTGAGTTTTTAAGCAGAGTGGTAGTAACTGATATACGCCCTGATGTATATCATGAGATCACAAGAGCAAAAAATGAGCAGGTAAGTGCTTGGGTGTTAAGTAAAATTGCACCGATGATTCAAGATATAGAAAATGGTGAGTTTTTAAAACGCTATGAGCTTTTTTTACAAGGTAAAGATTATGCTAAAGAAAGACTTATTTTAAAAGCCGCTTCATATTTTGCGACAAGATGGGAGTTTAATATAGTTTATCAAACTAGCTCATTTTTAAACGATATTGATGAGATTAAGGCTAAGGTTGAAGAAGAATTAGAAGATTATTATGAGTTAATTGGAGCAAGAAAAATAGCCCTTAATCAAAAAATTTCTAAAATAATTGATCTAAGTGGACGCTTGCGTTTTCAAAAAAGATGGGCACAAACTCCAAGGATTCCTGAAACTGCAGTTTTGGGGCATATGCTTGTGGTGGCTATTTTGTCTTATTTTTATTCTTTAGAAGTAAAAGCGTGTGATGGTAGAATAGAAAGCAATTTTTATTGTGCTTTGTTTCATGATTTACCTGAAAGTTTAACTAGAGATATCATCTCTCCGGTGAAATATGGCATAGATGGCTTAAATGAGATCATCAATGAGTATGAAATGAAACTTATTAATGAGAAAATTTTACCTTTTATACCACTATCTTTTAGAGAAGAATTTAGCTATATACTTGGTATTAGAGAGGGTCAAAATGAAGAAAGTACCTTTGTAAAAAATGAATTTGAAAATCGTATTTTTAACAATAAGCCAAGTGTTTATAGTGGTAGCCTAGATGCGGTTAATGAGAATCGTTTTAGAGCTATTGATGGAAAGGCTTTGAAATATTGTGATAAATTAGCAGCTTTTATAGAAGCAGCTTTATCGATTAGCTATGGAGTAAAGTCTAAAGAGCTTGAAAATGGCTTTTTGGGAATGTATGAGTATTTTAAAACAAATCCGACTATTAATGGAGTAAATTTTTTTAAAATTTGTGAAGATATTAAAGAGTATTTTAAACTTTAA
- a CDS encoding ABC transporter ATP-binding protein, whose protein sequence is MEILKIDNLYKSFGKTDVLKGISLSLKEGEIVSILGESGCGKSSLLGCIAGFFEINDGSIYIGDKLVASKNVYLAPQERDVGVLFQDYALFPHLNVEENICFGISSLSKNEQKQRLSEVLEILNLNMLLKRYPNELSGGQAQRVALARTIVARPKIILFDEPFSNLNHTLSVKMRKEIKNILKEHKLSAIFVTHDKDDAFYLSDNIALIKDGKILDYGSAKELFYKPKNIDSACFLGEAFFIDPNTVLDEKFKEYLQSKNGILRPNDIQISITQTPLEASVLECVFYGDFYELSLSLEGHIFSIYHHKELSKNDKIYLKLSDKESF, encoded by the coding sequence ATGGAAATCTTAAAAATTGATAATCTTTACAAATCTTTTGGAAAAACTGATGTTTTAAAAGGAATTTCTTTGAGTTTAAAAGAAGGCGAGATTGTCAGTATTTTAGGAGAAAGTGGTTGTGGTAAAAGTTCTTTGCTTGGTTGTATAGCAGGCTTTTTTGAAATTAATGATGGTAGTATTTATATAGGAGATAAGTTAGTTGCTTCCAAAAATGTTTATTTAGCCCCGCAAGAGCGTGATGTTGGGGTTTTGTTTCAAGATTATGCTTTGTTTCCGCACTTAAATGTAGAAGAAAATATATGCTTTGGTATAAGTTCTTTAAGTAAAAACGAGCAAAAACAAAGACTTAGTGAAGTTTTAGAAATTTTAAATTTAAACATGCTTTTAAAACGTTACCCAAATGAGTTAAGTGGTGGACAAGCTCAAAGGGTAGCACTAGCAAGAACCATAGTTGCAAGACCAAAAATCATACTTTTTGATGAGCCTTTTTCTAATTTAAATCATACTTTAAGCGTTAAAATGCGTAAAGAAATCAAAAATATTCTAAAAGAACACAAGCTTAGTGCTATTTTTGTCACACATGATAAAGATGATGCTTTTTATTTATCTGATAATATTGCTTTGATTAAAGATGGTAAAATTTTAGACTATGGAAGTGCTAAAGAGCTTTTTTATAAGCCTAAAAATATAGATAGCGCTTGTTTTTTAGGTGAAGCATTTTTTATAGATCCAAATACAGTTTTAGATGAGAAATTTAAAGAATATTTGCAAAGCAAAAATGGTATTTTACGCCCTAACGATATACAAATTTCAATAACGCAAACCCCCTTAGAAGCCAGTGTTTTAGAATGTGTGTTTTATGGAGATTTTTATGAGTTAAGCTTGAGTTTAGAAGGACACATTTTTAGCATTTATCATCATAAAGAGCTTAGTAAAAATGATAAAATTTATCTTAAATTAAGTGATAAAGAAAGTTTTTAA
- a CDS encoding ABC transporter permease: protein MKFLSLRWSFATFFFCSLIILPILAIILHLPFIDINTLKHLSKNVLPRYIFGSAFILFGTLVLCLIIGLVSAYLIAFYKFFGSKFFEWFLILPLAIPSYVMGFVWIDLFEFQGLIPTLLGVDRRIDIMNAHGVIVILSFALYPYVYFFAKNTFAYGLGNIILSAKTLKASNLKTFFKVILPFCRVGIVGALLLVAMEVLSDYGLVAYFGVDTFSAGIFRTWGSGGDEVSAVALSVALLVFIALLMFLEKIQRGKKGFNQNVFLPTPKDDLKGFKAFLAFLWCFLVIFLAFVVPIMWLVYWAGFDFMQNLSNVLMPAFYSLSVALVSSFVIVVVAFYLCFVVRLNNTKASKIILWLTTLGYSLPGAVVAVGILVILGVLNYIFDLLSFEYAIGGGFLVLFFGYFVRFLASGIFATQSGYERISKNIDYANLTLKSKPLKIFAQIHFPLMKHYLALAVVIICVDILKELPISTILSPSGFQTLSSLVFAYSENELIYNVSLPSLIIVLFGIIPTFLMHYLQNKNNQKGQ, encoded by the coding sequence TTGAAATTTTTAAGTCTAAGGTGGTCTTTTGCCACCTTTTTTTTCTGTAGTTTAATTATATTGCCTATACTTGCTATTATCTTGCACCTTCCTTTTATAGATATTAATACCTTAAAACATTTGAGTAAAAATGTTTTGCCGCGGTATATTTTTGGTAGTGCTTTTATATTGTTTGGGACTTTAGTGCTGTGTTTGATTATAGGTTTAGTTAGTGCTTATTTGATAGCTTTTTATAAATTTTTTGGCTCGAAATTTTTTGAATGGTTTTTGATTTTACCTTTGGCTATACCTTCTTATGTGATGGGTTTTGTTTGGATTGATTTGTTTGAATTTCAAGGCTTAATTCCCACGCTTTTAGGCGTTGATAGGCGTATAGATATCATGAATGCACATGGTGTGATTGTGATTTTATCTTTTGCGCTTTATCCTTATGTGTATTTTTTTGCTAAAAATACCTTTGCTTATGGACTTGGAAATATCATTTTAAGTGCTAAAACACTTAAGGCTTCTAATTTAAAAACATTTTTTAAAGTGATTTTGCCATTTTGCCGTGTGGGTATAGTGGGTGCTTTGCTTTTAGTAGCTATGGAGGTTTTGAGTGATTATGGTTTGGTAGCGTATTTTGGAGTAGATACCTTTAGTGCAGGAATTTTTAGAACATGGGGGAGCGGTGGTGATGAAGTTAGTGCTGTGGCTTTAAGTGTGGCTTTGCTTGTGTTTATCGCACTTTTAATGTTTTTAGAAAAAATTCAAAGAGGTAAAAAAGGATTCAATCAAAATGTATTTTTACCTACTCCAAAAGATGATCTAAAAGGTTTTAAGGCATTTTTAGCCTTTTTATGGTGCTTTTTAGTGATATTTTTAGCCTTTGTTGTGCCTATTATGTGGCTTGTTTATTGGGCTGGGTTTGATTTTATGCAAAATTTAAGCAATGTATTAATGCCTGCATTTTATAGTCTTAGCGTTGCTTTGGTGAGTTCTTTTGTTATTGTAGTGGTGGCATTTTATTTGTGTTTTGTGGTGCGTTTAAATAATACAAAAGCTTCTAAAATTATCCTTTGGCTTACTACTTTGGGATATTCTTTGCCTGGAGCTGTGGTGGCTGTGGGAATTTTAGTGATTTTGGGTGTGCTAAATTATATTTTTGATCTTTTATCTTTTGAATATGCCATAGGTGGAGGCTTTTTGGTATTATTTTTTGGGTATTTTGTAAGATTTTTGGCTTCAGGAATTTTTGCAACTCAATCAGGCTATGAGCGAATTTCTAAAAACATAGACTATGCAAATTTAACCTTAAAATCAAAACCACTTAAAATTTTCGCTCAAATTCATTTTCCTTTGATGAAGCATTATTTGGCTTTAGCTGTGGTGATTATTTGTGTGGATATTTTAAAAGAATTGCCTATTTCGACCATACTTTCACCTTCTGGTTTTCAAACTCTTTCATCACTTGTGTTTGCTTATAGTGAAAATGAGCTAATTTACAATGTTTCTTTGCCATCTTTGATTATAGTGTTATTTGGGATTATCCCTACTTTTTTAATGCATTATTTGCAAAATAAAAACAACCAAAAAGGACAATAA
- a CDS encoding extracellular solute-binding protein, producing MKAKVVLLSLLTAMSLSAQELTIYSHRHYDSDKGIFKLFQEKTGISVNVVQAKANELAKRLEVEGKNSKADLFMTADAGNLEQVRTNNLFVSVSSPELEKLSPKELRGKNNEWYAFTTRARIIVASKDRVKDGEIKTYEDLTDPKFKGKVLVRSSNNIYNISLLSAMIDTLGKEKAKEWAQGITNNLARTPKGADRDQIRAVYAKEGDVAISNSYYLGHLANSKNPKDVEAANSVKVIFPNQDDRGTHINVSGIGVLKTSKNKEAAVKFIEFMLSKEAQEILTNQNYEYPVNKEVKPAKILQSWGEFKIEKPNFEAYWGNAKEALMIFDEVQWK from the coding sequence ATGAAAGCAAAAGTAGTTTTACTATCTTTATTAACTGCTATGAGCTTAAGCGCTCAAGAACTTACGATTTATTCTCATCGTCACTATGACTCTGATAAAGGAATTTTCAAATTATTTCAAGAAAAAACAGGCATTAGTGTAAATGTAGTACAAGCTAAGGCTAATGAGCTTGCTAAAAGATTAGAAGTTGAAGGTAAAAATTCAAAAGCTGATTTATTTATGACTGCTGATGCGGGAAATTTAGAACAAGTTCGCACAAATAATCTTTTTGTATCAGTTAGTTCACCTGAATTAGAAAAACTTTCTCCAAAAGAGTTAAGAGGAAAGAATAATGAATGGTATGCTTTTACAACAAGAGCAAGAATTATTGTTGCTTCTAAAGATAGGGTTAAAGACGGAGAAATTAAAACTTATGAAGATTTAACTGATCCAAAATTTAAAGGTAAGGTTTTAGTAAGAAGCTCAAATAATATTTATAATATTTCTTTGTTAAGTGCCATGATTGACACTTTGGGTAAAGAAAAAGCAAAAGAATGGGCACAAGGTATAACAAATAATCTTGCACGCACTCCAAAAGGTGCAGATCGTGATCAAATTCGTGCAGTTTATGCTAAAGAAGGTGATGTAGCTATATCAAATAGCTATTATCTAGGGCATTTAGCAAATTCAAAAAACCCTAAAGATGTTGAAGCTGCAAATTCAGTAAAAGTGATTTTTCCAAACCAAGATGATAGGGGAACGCATATTAACGTAAGTGGTATAGGTGTTTTAAAAACTTCTAAAAATAAAGAAGCTGCGGTTAAATTTATCGAGTTTATGCTTTCAAAAGAAGCACAAGAAATTTTAACAAACCAAAATTATGAGTATCCGGTAAACAAAGAAGTAAAACCTGCTAAAATTTTACAATCATGGGGTGAGTTTAAAATCGAAAAACCAAATTTTGAAGCTTACTGGGGTAATGCTAAAGAAGCTTTAATGATTTTTGATGAAGTTCAATGGAAATAA
- a CDS encoding DMSO/selenate family reductase complex A subunit: MQQNRRNFLKWSALFGGLATNPISLSANLLKDTPILTKWAGCNVNCGTKCPVKVHTQDGVIKYVSTDDEGDDSFDKRQARACIRGRSSKYKVYNANRITRPLKRVGKRGEGKFIPISWEQAFDEIASKMKETKEKYGNEAFFITYATGTTGTIVNRCTKGPWARLLSLYGGYLNYHNSYSTAQISNAMNFFYGGSPSSDIATLRSAKLAIFFGTNHVETRMGGGGIGYAYQKALEESGCKIIHIDPRYNDSIIGHCDEWIPIAPGTDAALIAALAYVMIKENLLDRNFLDKYTIGFSENTLPEDAPKNSSYESYVLGLSDGVEKTPDWASKITKIPARRIIQLAREVSTIEPCFIEQGWGVQRHSNGEQGARAIATLACMIGSIGIEGGNTGVRTGSSKTYDIMGMPCPNPIKDSIPCFLFTDAIYRGKEMTDVSDGVRGTTQLKQNIKFIFNTAGNCLTNQHSTIKEVDRILSDESLCECIVDINVTRTPSNNYADYILPDATMLEQEDFIRPSAGYYSNRPYIIYCQKAIEPVGESKPIYEMCLELAKRLGIENEFSEGRTQKDWLKYLYEESMKKNPLLPSFKEMREKGLVKFDPVKPTIALESFVKDPINNPLKTPSGKIEIYSIKLAQMQKTWKLKQGQQIVPIPVFESQREGPLDPLKEKYPLQFFGYHYKGRTHSSFWEISAIREINPQEIWVNTIDAKQRNIKTGDVIRVKNDLGVIQGIAKVTPKIIPGCATTPQGAWVKYENGIDIGTCVNSLASLLPTAISKGNGQHSILVEIEKA; encoded by the coding sequence TTGCAACAAAATCGTAGAAATTTTCTAAAATGGAGTGCGTTATTTGGTGGGTTGGCAACAAACCCTATAAGTTTAAGTGCAAATTTACTCAAAGATACACCCATATTGACAAAGTGGGCAGGATGTAATGTAAATTGTGGAACAAAATGCCCTGTAAAAGTACATACTCAAGATGGAGTTATTAAGTATGTAAGCACAGATGATGAAGGTGATGATAGTTTTGATAAAAGACAAGCAAGAGCTTGTATAAGAGGAAGAAGTTCAAAATATAAAGTTTATAACGCAAATCGCATCACAAGACCACTTAAAAGAGTAGGAAAAAGAGGCGAAGGAAAATTTATACCTATATCTTGGGAGCAAGCTTTTGATGAAATAGCTTCAAAAATGAAAGAAACAAAAGAAAAATATGGAAATGAAGCATTTTTTATAACTTATGCCACAGGAACAACTGGAACAATTGTAAACCGCTGTACAAAAGGACCTTGGGCGAGACTTTTAAGTCTTTATGGAGGATATTTAAATTATCATAATTCCTATTCTACAGCTCAAATTTCCAATGCTATGAATTTTTTTTACGGAGGATCTCCATCTAGCGATATAGCTACTTTAAGATCTGCAAAACTTGCCATATTTTTTGGCACAAATCACGTGGAAACTAGAATGGGCGGAGGGGGCATAGGTTATGCTTACCAAAAAGCCTTAGAAGAAAGCGGCTGTAAAATTATACATATAGACCCAAGATACAATGACTCTATAATAGGCCATTGTGATGAGTGGATACCTATAGCTCCCGGAACTGATGCTGCTTTAATTGCCGCATTAGCTTATGTAATGATTAAAGAAAATTTACTTGATAGAAATTTCCTTGATAAATACACCATAGGTTTTAGTGAAAATACTTTACCAGAGGATGCACCAAAAAATTCAAGCTATGAAAGTTATGTTTTGGGATTAAGTGATGGAGTTGAAAAAACACCTGATTGGGCAAGCAAGATCACAAAAATACCAGCTCGTCGTATTATTCAACTAGCAAGAGAAGTTTCTACTATAGAACCTTGTTTTATAGAACAAGGATGGGGAGTGCAAAGACATTCAAATGGCGAACAAGGTGCAAGAGCTATTGCAACTTTAGCATGTATGATAGGTAGCATAGGGATTGAAGGTGGAAATACTGGAGTTAGAACAGGCTCAAGTAAAACATATGATATCATGGGAATGCCTTGCCCTAACCCTATTAAAGATTCTATTCCTTGTTTTTTATTTACAGATGCAATTTATCGTGGTAAAGAGATGACTGATGTTAGCGATGGGGTGCGTGGCACAACACAATTAAAACAAAATATCAAATTTATTTTCAATACAGCAGGAAATTGTCTTACAAACCAGCACAGCACTATTAAAGAAGTTGATCGTATTTTAAGTGATGAAAGTCTTTGTGAGTGTATAGTAGATATAAATGTTACTAGAACGCCATCAAACAATTACGCAGATTATATTTTACCTGATGCAACTATGCTAGAACAAGAAGATTTTATAAGACCTAGTGCGGGATACTATAGCAATAGACCTTATATTATATATTGCCAAAAAGCCATTGAACCCGTAGGTGAGTCAAAACCTATTTATGAAATGTGTCTTGAACTTGCAAAGAGACTTGGTATAGAAAATGAATTTAGCGAAGGAAGAACTCAAAAAGATTGGCTTAAGTATCTTTATGAAGAAAGTATGAAAAAAAATCCGCTTTTACCGAGCTTTAAAGAAATGCGTGAAAAAGGACTTGTAAAATTTGATCCTGTAAAACCTACAATAGCCCTTGAAAGTTTTGTAAAAGATCCAATTAACAATCCATTAAAAACACCTAGTGGAAAGATTGAAATTTACAGCATTAAATTAGCTCAAATGCAAAAAACTTGGAAACTAAAACAAGGTCAGCAAATAGTTCCTATTCCAGTGTTTGAGAGTCAAAGAGAAGGTCCGTTAGATCCTTTAAAAGAAAAATATCCTTTGCAATTTTTTGGTTATCACTACAAAGGAAGAACACACTCAAGTTTTTGGGAAATTTCAGCTATTAGAGAAATTAACCCTCAAGAAATTTGGGTTAATACCATAGATGCAAAACAAAGAAACATAAAAACAGGTGATGTAATACGAGTTAAAAATGATTTAGGAGTTATTCAAGGTATAGCAAAAGTAACACCAAAAATAATACCAGGGTGTGCAACAACTCCACAAGGTGCATGGGTAAAGTATGAAAATGGTATAGATATAGGAACTTGTGTTAATTCATTAGCTAGTTTATTGCCAACTGCCATTTCTAAGGGAAATGGACAACATTCTATTTTAGTTGAAATTGAGAAAGCTTAG